The following are encoded together in the Salvia hispanica cultivar TCC Black 2014 chromosome 6, UniMelb_Shisp_WGS_1.0, whole genome shotgun sequence genome:
- the LOC125194901 gene encoding uncharacterized protein LOC125194901 — protein sequence MPYSVDEQDATDGRYGWTPEQGSRGIGGSQTPEDNPNAPPPLPNSVPTHSRGGDIHIRTAYTPPEMEKMFKAYLEISEDPEIGTNQTRERFWWRVSRRYNANRPEGTIERNESMVCNAIFRANEEIQKFQGYYLQEQRSAGSGMSEADIITATMSTYHCMHYKPFKHLIAWQQVYKNPKYRGGLSSSSSSSSKRRGRYPCPTATPMRWLASLPELTWVAPTPSEQFPTPAARKEESDSGCDSIRPCSRSHSLCATSTPHQLVVDLFGSTQFGR from the coding sequence ATGCCTTATTCGGTGGATGAGCAAGATGCCACCGATGGGCGATACGGGTGGACACCCGAACAAGGATCGAGAGGGATCGGCGGCTCCCAAACTCCAGAGGACAACCCCAacgctcctcctcctcttcctaaTAGTGTTCCTACTCATAGTCGTGGCGGTGACATTCACATCCGCACCGCGTACACTCCGCCGGAGATGGAGAAGATGTTCAAAGCCTATTTGGAAATATCCGAAGATCCGGAAATCGGCACGAACCAAACCAGGGAGAGGTTTTGGTGGCGCGTCTCTCGCCGCTACAATGCCAACCGGCCGGAGGGAACCATCGAGCGCAACGAGAGTATGGTGTGCAATGCCATCTTCAGAGCCAACGAAGAAATCCAAAAGTTCCAAGGGTATTACCTTCAGGAACAGCggtcggcggggagcggcaTGAGCGAGGCCGACATCATCACGGCCACCATGTCGACCTACCATTGCATGCATTACAAACCATTCAAGCACCTCATCGCTTGGCAGCAGGTGTATAAAAATCCGAAGTATAGGGGAGGCTTATCATCCTCCTCTAGCTCCTCCAGCAAACGTCGAGGTCGTTATCCCTGTCCGACGGCAACTCCGATGAGGTGGCTAGCCAGCTTGCcggaactaacttgggtagccccaACGCCATCCGAGCAGTTCCCAACGCCGGccgcaaggaaggaagaaagCGACAGCGGTTGCGACTCCATCCGCCCCTGCTCCCGCTCACACTCCCTCTGTGCCACCTCAACCCCCCACCAACTCGTTGTGGACCTTTTTGGCTCAACTCAATTTGGCCGATAG